The Pseudomonas berkeleyensis genome includes a region encoding these proteins:
- the choX gene encoding choline ABC transporter substrate-binding protein, which yields MKGLTALAACCTLSLFSTSLLADDASCKTVRIGAVGWTDVVATTAVASELLQGLGYETKQTQASQQIIFAGIQKGQIDAFLGYWKPIMDDNIKPFLDAGAVKVAAEPSLNDAVAVLAVPSYTADKGLKTLADIAKFKDELDGKIYGIEAGSGANTAIQKMIDSNQFGLGGFKLVESSEAGMLAAVGRAARNEKPVVFFGWKPHPMNLSMQITYLTGTEDVFGPNDGAATVSTVTAPDYAERCPNANRLLTSLRFTSEQEAELMQPIMDRKAPAQVARDWIKANPQVVEAWLDGVTTLDGKPANTALVAGN from the coding sequence CCGTTCGAATCGGCGCCGTTGGCTGGACCGACGTGGTTGCCACCACCGCTGTCGCCAGCGAATTGCTGCAGGGGCTCGGTTACGAAACCAAGCAGACCCAGGCATCGCAACAGATCATCTTCGCCGGTATCCAGAAGGGGCAGATCGACGCCTTCCTCGGCTACTGGAAGCCGATCATGGATGACAACATCAAGCCCTTCCTCGACGCTGGCGCAGTCAAGGTCGCCGCCGAGCCGTCGTTGAACGATGCCGTGGCGGTACTTGCGGTACCGAGCTACACCGCCGACAAGGGCCTCAAGACCCTGGCCGATATCGCCAAGTTCAAGGACGAGCTGGACGGCAAGATCTATGGCATCGAAGCCGGTTCGGGCGCCAATACGGCGATCCAGAAGATGATCGACTCCAACCAGTTCGGTCTGGGTGGCTTCAAGCTGGTGGAGTCCAGCGAGGCAGGCATGCTCGCCGCCGTCGGCCGCGCCGCGCGTAACGAGAAACCCGTGGTGTTCTTTGGCTGGAAGCCGCACCCGATGAACCTGTCGATGCAGATCACCTACCTGACCGGAACCGAGGACGTGTTCGGCCCCAATGACGGCGCCGCCACCGTGTCCACCGTCACTGCACCGGACTATGCCGAGCGCTGCCCCAACGCCAACCGTCTGCTCACCAGCCTGCGCTTTACCAGCGAGCAGGAGGCCGAGCTGATGCAGCCGATCATGGATCGCAAGGCGCCAGCGCAGGTGGCGCGTGACTGGATCAAGGCCAATCCGCAGGTGGTCGAAGCCTGGCTCGATGGCGTCACCACCCTCGACGGCAAGCCGGCCAATACGGCACTGGTCGCCGGCAACTGA
- a CDS encoding BKACE family enzyme, whose product MNYEVIVTCAVTGAGDTVGKHPAIPVTPKEIAAAAIEAAKAGATVAHCHVRDPQTGKPSRDVALYREVVERIRESDTDVIINLTAGMGGDLEIGKGEQPLEFGTGTDLVGPITRLAHVEELLPEICTLDCGTLNFGDGDFIYVSTPAQLRAGAKRITELGVKAELEIFDTGHLWFAKQMIKEGLLDDPLIQLCLGIPWGAPADTTTMKAMADSLPSGITWAGFGIGRMQMPMVAQAMLLGGHVRVGLEDNIWLDRGVHASNGQLVERAIEIIERLGGRALSPAEGREKMKLKPRR is encoded by the coding sequence ATGAATTACGAAGTTATCGTCACCTGCGCGGTGACTGGTGCTGGCGATACTGTCGGCAAACACCCCGCGATCCCGGTCACGCCCAAGGAAATCGCCGCCGCCGCCATCGAGGCAGCCAAAGCCGGCGCCACCGTCGCCCACTGCCATGTGCGCGACCCGCAGACCGGCAAGCCAAGCCGCGATGTGGCGCTGTACCGTGAGGTGGTCGAGCGTATTCGTGAAAGCGATACCGACGTGATCATCAACCTCACCGCTGGCATGGGTGGCGATCTGGAGATCGGCAAGGGTGAGCAGCCGCTAGAGTTCGGAACCGGCACCGATCTGGTCGGGCCGATCACCCGGCTGGCGCACGTCGAGGAACTGCTGCCGGAAATCTGCACCCTGGACTGCGGCACGCTGAATTTCGGCGACGGCGACTTCATCTACGTCTCCACCCCTGCGCAACTGCGTGCCGGCGCCAAGCGCATTACCGAACTGGGGGTGAAGGCCGAACTGGAAATCTTCGACACCGGCCACCTGTGGTTCGCTAAGCAGATGATCAAGGAAGGCCTGCTGGACGACCCGCTGATCCAGCTGTGCCTGGGCATTCCATGGGGCGCGCCGGCCGATACCACCACCATGAAGGCCATGGCTGACAGCCTGCCGTCAGGCATCACCTGGGCCGGCTTCGGTATTGGCCGCATGCAGATGCCGATGGTCGCCCAGGCCATGCTGCTCGGCGGGCATGTGCGCGTTGGGCTGGAGGACAACATCTGGCTGGATCGCGGCGTGCACGCCAGCAACGGCCAGTTGGTCGAGCGCGCCATCGAGATCATCGAGCGCCTCGGCGGCCGCGCCCTGAGCCCGGCCGAGGGCCGGGAAAAGATGAAGCTCAAACCCCGACGCTGA
- a CDS encoding L-carnitine dehydrogenase yields the protein MTFVTDIKTFAALGTGVIGAGWIARALAHGLDVIAWDPAPGAEQALRTRLANAWPALEKQGLAPGASLDRLRFVDSIEECVRDADFIQESAPERLDLKCELHAKISAAARPDVLIGSSTSGLLPSEFYADSTHPERCVVGHPFNPVYLLPLVEVVGGAKTAPAAVQAAITVYESLGMRPLHVRKEVPGFIADRLLEALWREALHLVNDGVATTGEIDDAIRFGAGLRWSFMGSFLTYTLAGGPAGMRHFMAQFGPALKLPWTYLEAPELTEGLIDAVVEGTAEQQGERSLDALERYRDDCLLAVLEAIRQTKAKHGFEFAE from the coding sequence ATGACCTTCGTCACCGATATCAAAACCTTCGCCGCCCTTGGCACCGGCGTGATCGGCGCCGGCTGGATCGCCCGTGCCCTGGCCCATGGCCTCGACGTGATCGCCTGGGATCCGGCGCCTGGCGCCGAGCAGGCGCTGCGCACGCGTCTGGCCAATGCCTGGCCGGCGCTGGAAAAACAGGGCCTGGCGCCCGGTGCTTCGCTGGATCGCCTGCGTTTCGTCGACAGTATCGAGGAATGCGTGCGCGATGCCGACTTCATCCAGGAAAGCGCGCCCGAGCGCCTCGACCTCAAGTGCGAGCTGCACGCCAAGATCAGTGCTGCGGCACGCCCCGACGTGCTGATCGGCTCCAGCACCTCGGGACTTTTGCCCAGCGAGTTCTACGCAGATTCCACGCATCCCGAGCGCTGCGTGGTCGGTCATCCCTTCAACCCGGTGTACCTGTTGCCGCTGGTGGAAGTGGTGGGCGGGGCGAAGACTGCACCCGCAGCGGTGCAGGCGGCGATCACGGTGTACGAGTCGCTGGGCATGCGCCCCTTGCATGTGCGCAAGGAAGTGCCAGGGTTTATCGCTGACCGTCTGCTCGAGGCGTTGTGGCGTGAGGCGTTGCACCTGGTCAACGACGGCGTGGCGACCACAGGCGAGATCGACGACGCGATCCGCTTCGGCGCCGGTCTGCGCTGGTCGTTCATGGGCAGCTTCCTGACCTACACCCTGGCCGGTGGCCCAGCTGGCATGCGCCACTTCATGGCCCAGTTTGGCCCGGCTTTGAAGCTGCCCTGGACGTACCTGGAGGCACCGGAACTGACCGAGGGGCTTATCGATGCGGTGGTCGAAGGCACTGCCGAACAGCAGGGCGAACGCAGCCTGGATGCCCTGGAGCGCTATCGCGATGATTGCCTCTTGGCGGTGCTGGAAGCGATTCGCCAGACCAAGGCCAAGCATGGCTTTGAATTCGCCGAGTAA
- a CDS encoding thioesterase family protein, protein MSLPTYRTAIAPDWVDYNGHLRDAFYLLIFSHATDALMDMLGLDETGRARTGHTLYTLECHLNFLAEVKEGERVEVRTQLLAHDAKRLHIHHGLYRPGEEASLAESEQMLMNIDIATGRAAPFDEQVAERVARLAAEQQNLQRPACVGRVIGLRRAS, encoded by the coding sequence ATGAGTCTGCCAACCTATCGCACCGCCATCGCCCCCGATTGGGTCGACTACAACGGCCATCTGCGTGATGCTTTCTATCTGCTGATTTTCAGCCATGCAACCGATGCGCTGATGGACATGCTGGGCCTGGACGAAACCGGTCGCGCTCGCACCGGCCACACCCTGTACACCCTGGAGTGCCACCTCAACTTCCTGGCGGAGGTGAAGGAGGGCGAGCGCGTGGAAGTTCGTACTCAACTGCTGGCCCACGACGCCAAGCGCCTGCATATCCATCATGGCCTTTATCGGCCGGGCGAAGAGGCCAGTCTGGCGGAAAGCGAACAGATGCTGATGAACATCGACATCGCTACCGGCCGCGCCGCGCCTTTCGATGAGCAGGTGGCCGAGCGGGTGGCGCGCCTGGCTGCCGAGCAGCAGAACCTGCAACGCCCTGCCTGTGTCGGGCGTGTCATTGGCCTGCGCCGCGCTTCGTAG
- a CDS encoding YkgJ family cysteine cluster protein: MIKPRLIAAAEIDRLETWAKYTADMCHSCMSSCCTMPVEVRLNDLIRLELVDEFERSEPPKNIAKRLQKDGIVERFNQKSGIFTLIRMSNNDCLFLDRKTRLCTVYDKRPDTCRHHPKVGPRPGYCAYKPK; the protein is encoded by the coding sequence ATGATAAAACCCCGCCTGATAGCCGCAGCAGAGATCGACCGCCTGGAAACCTGGGCCAAATACACTGCCGACATGTGCCACAGCTGCATGTCCAGCTGCTGCACTATGCCAGTGGAGGTGCGCCTGAACGACCTGATTCGCCTGGAGCTGGTGGACGAATTCGAGCGCAGCGAACCGCCGAAGAACATCGCCAAGCGTCTGCAGAAAGACGGCATCGTCGAGCGCTTCAATCAGAAGTCAGGCATCTTCACCCTGATCCGCATGTCCAACAACGACTGCCTGTTCCTGGATCGCAAGACACGCCTGTGCACCGTCTACGACAAACGCCCGGACACCTGCCGCCATCATCCCAAGGTCGGCCCACGGCCGGGGTATTGCGCGTATAAGCCCAAATAA
- a CDS encoding DUF2339 domain-containing protein has translation MQWIFMLVGLVLGAGVSESATGALLGGLIGLSLGQALRLQGLEQRNAQLAAQLKEFAARFEHGTRAIHERLVKVEQGERGEPEPAPPQAPVELVASSAPEPQPEPVVAEEPLPELDWTLEPLPEIETPPATEPVPLAAQVALEPQPAAQQSPWREQAPREPNLIERGIAAAKAWLFGGNTVLRVGVVLLFLGLAFLLRYATEGVEVPVELRYMGVAASALALLGLGWWLRRRNRNYALVLQGTGIAVLYLTVFAAMRLHPLLDPGMALGLLVAVTLFSAVLAVQQNALGLAAAAALGGFAAPILTSTGSGNHVALFSYFALLNAGIFAIAWFKAWRLLNLIGFVGTFGIGFAWGLRSYTPELLGSTQPFLILFFLMYVAIGLLFARRTLRDAADAPESRGELLRWSLRRGDYVDATTLFGPPLVGFGLQVALVRHIEFAAAFSALGLGLFYLLLARVLKARAGERALLLVETCLALGVVFASLAIPLGLDARWTAAAWAVEGAGIYWLGLRQGRPLARAFALLLQVGAALAFISGLDYGYGSLLDGSPLGALMLGAALLFSYWQLRQAPQAASPWENRLLPWLGLAGLAFIYLIAPLLFEAPGTAIAWALAGLATLFIGLRIAAPSFVYSAFAIQLLGGLLFLGQMALDSLFGSGGFSAGWFGLLAASMVGFGLIAGMLLAARDPHIRENRRLLGALSMVMLVGLVFINLAVLFVLPWVAAAAVWGGTGLLILWLALYLQQRAAFLFSLVLQVFAGLAFLAAGPLLLSGVSGEGLSPLAHTGFWTPAVLGLAAQVGAWRLHSLKRNGRDTGFDGASLQRLGQLLLAWGAAWWAMALVSEVVRFVTAELQSSVLLILAALSTLIWMLLALRTRWRELAVLCSLLAPVAGLILIHAWHPLYHPAANFGWLGWAAVIAVHLLVLRRLTDLLPSTPASVAHVLGCWLLLGVLALELRYLLLSLSDHYNAWRWLGWALLPTAYLWAMAQARRLPWPVAGFEREYRLWAAAPLAAMMLVWFWLANANSAGDSDPLPYLPLINPLELGLLLCLGALFVWARDALPRFGLEPTRALQLVQGVAGLSLFALLTVMVMRTAHHWGDVPWHSSALFDSMLVQAGLSIVWTLIALALMLFGHLRVHRELWLVGAALIALVVAKLFFVELGNRGGLERIVSFIGVGVLLLVVGYFAPLPPRKAEEASPNKESLS, from the coding sequence ATGCAATGGATTTTCATGCTGGTCGGTTTGGTGCTCGGTGCGGGTGTCAGTGAATCGGCCACCGGAGCGCTTCTCGGCGGCCTGATAGGCCTCAGCCTGGGCCAGGCGCTGCGTCTGCAAGGGCTGGAGCAGCGTAATGCTCAGCTGGCTGCGCAGCTCAAGGAGTTCGCCGCGCGTTTCGAGCATGGTACTCGCGCCATTCACGAACGGCTGGTCAAGGTCGAGCAGGGCGAGCGAGGTGAGCCAGAACCAGCCCCGCCTCAAGCGCCTGTCGAACTCGTTGCCAGCTCCGCGCCCGAACCCCAGCCCGAGCCGGTCGTTGCCGAAGAGCCTCTGCCGGAACTGGACTGGACGCTGGAACCGTTGCCGGAAATCGAAACGCCTCCTGCCACTGAACCTGTGCCGCTGGCTGCCCAGGTCGCCCTCGAACCTCAACCAGCAGCGCAGCAAAGCCCTTGGCGCGAGCAAGCGCCGCGTGAGCCGAACCTGATCGAGCGTGGCATCGCCGCGGCCAAAGCCTGGCTATTTGGCGGCAACACCGTGCTGCGGGTCGGCGTGGTGTTGCTGTTCCTCGGTCTGGCCTTCCTCCTGCGTTACGCCACCGAAGGCGTCGAGGTGCCGGTAGAGTTGCGTTACATGGGCGTAGCCGCCAGCGCTCTAGCGTTGCTTGGCCTGGGTTGGTGGTTACGTCGGCGTAATCGTAATTACGCCCTGGTGCTGCAAGGCACCGGTATCGCCGTGCTGTACCTGACGGTGTTCGCCGCGATGCGTCTGCATCCGCTGCTCGATCCGGGCATGGCGCTCGGCCTGCTGGTGGCGGTGACGCTATTCTCGGCGGTTCTCGCCGTGCAGCAGAATGCCCTCGGCCTGGCCGCTGCTGCTGCGCTCGGTGGCTTTGCCGCCCCGATCCTCACGTCTACCGGCAGCGGCAACCATGTCGCGTTGTTCTCCTACTTCGCCCTGCTCAACGCCGGCATCTTCGCTATCGCCTGGTTCAAGGCCTGGCGCCTGCTCAACCTGATCGGTTTCGTCGGCACCTTCGGTATTGGTTTCGCCTGGGGCTTGCGCTCCTATACGCCCGAGCTGCTGGGCAGCACCCAGCCGTTCCTGATCCTGTTCTTCCTGATGTACGTGGCCATCGGCCTGCTGTTCGCCCGGCGTACCCTGCGTGATGCGGCGGATGCGCCCGAGTCGCGTGGCGAGTTGCTGCGTTGGTCGCTACGGCGTGGTGACTACGTCGATGCCACCACGCTGTTCGGCCCGCCACTGGTCGGTTTCGGCCTGCAGGTAGCGCTGGTGCGGCATATCGAATTCGCCGCCGCGTTCAGCGCCCTTGGACTGGGGCTGTTCTATCTGCTGCTGGCGCGGGTACTCAAGGCACGTGCCGGTGAACGTGCGCTGCTGCTGGTGGAAACCTGCCTGGCGCTTGGCGTGGTATTCGCCAGCCTGGCCATTCCGCTCGGGCTCGACGCCCGCTGGACGGCGGCGGCCTGGGCAGTGGAGGGCGCCGGTATCTATTGGCTGGGCTTGCGCCAGGGCCGGCCGCTGGCGCGCGCTTTTGCCCTGCTGCTGCAGGTGGGAGCGGCTCTGGCCTTTATCAGTGGCCTGGATTATGGCTACGGCAGCCTGCTCGACGGTTCGCCGCTGGGCGCGCTGATGCTGGGGGCGGCGCTGCTGTTCAGCTACTGGCAGTTGCGTCAGGCGCCGCAGGCTGCCAGCCCCTGGGAAAACCGCCTGCTGCCCTGGTTGGGGCTGGCCGGGCTGGCATTCATCTACCTGATTGCGCCGCTGCTGTTCGAGGCGCCCGGCACTGCCATCGCCTGGGCGCTGGCTGGGTTGGCGACCCTGTTCATCGGCCTGCGTATCGCCGCGCCGAGCTTCGTCTACAGCGCTTTCGCCATCCAGTTGCTCGGCGGCTTGCTGTTCCTCGGGCAGATGGCGCTGGATTCGCTGTTTGGCAGTGGCGGTTTCAGCGCCGGCTGGTTCGGCCTGCTGGCGGCGTCGATGGTGGGCTTCGGCCTGATCGCCGGCATGCTGCTGGCGGCGCGTGATCCACATATTCGTGAGAATCGCCGACTGCTCGGCGCACTGTCCATGGTGATGCTGGTGGGCCTGGTGTTCATCAATCTGGCGGTGCTGTTCGTGCTGCCCTGGGTGGCGGCTGCCGCAGTCTGGGGAGGTACGGGATTGCTGATTCTCTGGCTGGCGCTTTATCTGCAGCAGCGCGCGGCTTTTCTGTTCAGCCTGGTATTGCAGGTGTTCGCTGGCCTGGCATTCCTGGCGGCGGGGCCGTTGCTGCTGTCGGGAGTCAGTGGCGAGGGCCTGTCGCCGCTTGCGCACACCGGTTTCTGGACGCCTGCCGTACTCGGCCTGGCTGCGCAGGTCGGCGCCTGGCGATTGCACAGCCTGAAACGCAATGGAAGGGATACCGGGTTCGATGGTGCCAGCCTGCAGCGTTTGGGCCAGCTGTTGCTGGCCTGGGGCGCCGCCTGGTGGGCCATGGCCCTGGTCAGTGAGGTGGTGCGCTTCGTGACCGCGGAGCTGCAGAGCAGCGTCCTGCTGATACTGGCAGCCTTGTCGACATTGATCTGGATGCTGCTGGCACTGCGCACCCGCTGGCGCGAGTTGGCAGTCTTGTGCAGCCTGCTGGCACCAGTGGCCGGGTTGATCCTGATCCATGCCTGGCATCCCCTCTATCATCCAGCCGCCAATTTCGGCTGGCTGGGGTGGGCTGCCGTGATCGCGGTGCATCTGCTGGTGCTGCGACGACTGACCGATCTGTTGCCGAGTACGCCTGCCAGTGTTGCCCATGTGCTCGGTTGCTGGTTGCTGCTCGGGGTGTTGGCGTTGGAGCTGCGCTATCTGTTGCTGAGCCTGTCCGATCATTACAACGCCTGGCGCTGGCTGGGCTGGGCGCTGCTGCCTACCGCCTATCTGTGGGCGATGGCGCAGGCACGTCGCTTGCCGTGGCCGGTGGCCGGTTTCGAGCGTGAGTATCGTCTGTGGGCGGCGGCACCGCTAGCGGCGATGATGCTTGTCTGGTTCTGGCTGGCCAATGCCAATAGCGCCGGCGACAGCGATCCGTTGCCCTATCTGCCGCTGATCAACCCGCTGGAGCTGGGTTTGCTGCTGTGCCTGGGTGCATTGTTCGTCTGGGCGCGCGATGCCTTGCCGCGCTTTGGTCTGGAGCCGACGCGGGCTCTGCAATTGGTGCAGGGCGTTGCAGGGCTGTCGCTGTTCGCTCTGCTGACGGTGATGGTGATGCGTACGGCGCACCACTGGGGCGACGTGCCTTGGCACAGTTCGGCCCTGTTCGATTCGATGTTGGTGCAGGCAGGTCTTTCAATCGTCTGGACGCTGATCGCCCTGGCACTGATGCTGTTCGGTCACCTGCGCGTGCATCGCGAATTGTGGCTGGTCGGCGCTGCGCTGATTGCCCTGGTGGTGGCCAAGTTGTTCTTCGTCGAGCTGGGTAATCGTGGCGGGCTGGAGCGTATCGTGTCGTTCATCGGTGTCGGCGTGCTGCTCCTGGTGGTGGGTTATTTCGCACCGTTGCCGCCACGCAAGGCTGAGGAAGCCTCCCCGAACAAGGAGTCGTTATCGTGA
- a CDS encoding DUF3999 domain-containing protein, which translates to MRIIAALVALSLSLIAAVQAEERQQDYRQQLPLVLEGAGPWYRVELPMAVHSAAQHADLRDLRIFNAQGQAQAYALLASQRESRDEEQEHGVRWFPLYSDGQQSGVPRLRVQRSTDGTLIELSGDEPATAQRQLRGWLLDASAIDAPLVRLNLSWSGGEEGFQRFSIEASDDLQHWRAWGEGQVARLSFGEERIDQRQVELPAQSARYVRLLWHSPQKAPELDVVTLRSRRQSSSPAPLVWSQPMPAQALGDGSYEWQLPQALPLERLRISLDEPNTLAPVWFEARSREQDPWRALTSGVLYRLPQDGREVRLDELALPGSPVRQLRLKVDARGGGLGQQPPTAAFAVRATQLVFLARGEPPYRLAVGRGDATSAALPISTLIPDYSTERLASLARAEVDVSAAQTVVETAPATAGTDWKRWGLWAVLLLGVALLAAMAASLLRRPEKG; encoded by the coding sequence GTGAGAATCATCGCTGCGCTTGTGGCCCTGAGCCTGTCGCTGATCGCCGCTGTACAAGCCGAGGAGCGCCAGCAGGATTATCGTCAGCAGCTGCCGCTGGTGCTGGAGGGCGCAGGCCCCTGGTATCGCGTCGAGCTGCCGATGGCCGTGCATTCCGCTGCACAGCATGCCGATCTGCGCGATCTGCGTATCTTCAACGCTCAGGGGCAGGCGCAGGCTTATGCGCTGCTGGCTAGCCAGCGTGAATCACGTGATGAAGAGCAGGAGCACGGCGTTCGCTGGTTTCCGCTGTATTCCGATGGTCAGCAGAGCGGCGTGCCCCGCTTGCGCGTGCAGCGCAGTACCGACGGTACGTTGATTGAGCTGAGTGGCGATGAGCCTGCTACGGCGCAGCGCCAACTGCGTGGCTGGCTGCTCGATGCCAGCGCCATCGACGCGCCGCTGGTGCGTCTGAACCTGAGCTGGAGTGGTGGTGAGGAGGGTTTTCAGCGCTTCTCCATCGAGGCCAGCGACGATCTGCAGCATTGGCGTGCCTGGGGTGAGGGGCAGGTGGCGCGTCTGAGCTTCGGTGAAGAGCGCATCGATCAGCGTCAGGTGGAGCTGCCGGCCCAGTCTGCACGTTATGTGCGCCTGCTCTGGCACAGCCCGCAAAAGGCCCCGGAGCTGGATGTGGTGACATTGCGCAGTCGCCGCCAGTCCAGCAGTCCGGCGCCTTTGGTCTGGTCTCAGCCCATGCCCGCGCAAGCGCTGGGCGACGGCAGTTATGAATGGCAATTGCCGCAGGCGCTGCCGCTGGAGCGCCTGCGCATCAGCCTGGATGAGCCCAACACACTGGCGCCGGTCTGGTTCGAAGCGCGTTCGCGTGAGCAGGATCCCTGGCGTGCATTGACCAGCGGTGTGCTCTACCGCCTGCCGCAGGATGGCCGTGAAGTGCGCCTGGACGAGCTGGCCTTGCCTGGCTCGCCAGTGCGTCAGTTGCGGCTGAAGGTCGATGCACGCGGTGGTGGCCTGGGCCAACAGCCGCCGACGGCAGCCTTCGCTGTGCGAGCCACCCAGTTGGTATTCCTTGCCCGTGGCGAGCCGCCTTACCGATTGGCCGTAGGGCGCGGTGATGCCACTTCGGCAGCCTTACCCATCAGCACACTGATTCCCGACTATTCGACCGAGCGCCTGGCTTCGCTGGCCCGTGCCGAGGTCGATGTCAGCGCCGCTCAAACGGTCGTGGAGACCGCGCCGGCTACGGCAGGCACGGACTGGAAGCGCTGGGGACTCTGGGCCGTGTTGCTGCTGGGCGTGGCGTTGCTGGCCGCAATGGCGGCGAGCCTGCTGCGGCGCCCTGAAAAAGGCTGA
- a CDS encoding histidine kinase N-terminal 7TM domain-containing diguanylate cyclase, translating to MQACLAPGWSPSPPVLVTLLVCFGVILLAHWMTRQRDFPGRDSFILLHLSSLWWMACASLELSVMSAECKMFLSGMAWLGILFTPTFWAVFLWQYVNSVRTPVPRAGVLALSLMPLLVWIIALSNPWHGLFYLASSGPIDDSPGAPVRYQHGPLFYATAVYVYLLMAFCMGVVVRAAVLSQGLHRRHYLGFVLVTAAPWTANVAYVVFGWTVFGVDPTPFCFAFTLVAFAWLILGVRLFDLLPVARHLLLEALIDPVLVVDPRGRVIEANPAALKLAGLQQGWQGRTLVDWPVFGADLQRLLEQHEAEASEQMLTLTSAARYYEVRVRWIERTTRNGPVLLGRMLYIRDVTLRHLAELKLAEALALSEERLSTISSLHEQLREQALCDPLTGLYNRRYLDEFFARELARAQREKLPLALALIDLDHFKRLNDECGHLVGDDVLKAVAQHLLDNLRSTDAVFRIGGEEFLLILPGADSAEARNRLQNICSQLAQQEIATRGGHQRVTLSAGLAHWPQQGQTLDELLQAADAALYQAKRGGRNRVCCLASNAEAGHPSR from the coding sequence ATGCAGGCCTGTCTGGCACCGGGCTGGTCACCGTCGCCACCCGTTCTCGTCACCTTGCTGGTGTGCTTCGGCGTCATCCTGCTCGCCCACTGGATGACCCGCCAGCGCGATTTTCCCGGACGTGACAGCTTTATCCTGCTGCACCTCTCCAGTCTCTGGTGGATGGCCTGCGCGTCGCTGGAACTGAGCGTGATGTCGGCCGAGTGCAAGATGTTCCTCTCCGGCATGGCCTGGCTGGGCATCCTGTTCACGCCGACATTCTGGGCCGTGTTTCTCTGGCAGTACGTCAACAGCGTGCGTACGCCAGTGCCGCGCGCGGGTGTCCTGGCGCTGAGCCTGATGCCGCTGTTGGTGTGGATCATCGCGCTGAGCAACCCCTGGCATGGCCTTTTCTACCTGGCCAGTAGCGGGCCGATCGACGACAGCCCTGGCGCCCCGGTGCGCTATCAGCATGGCCCGCTGTTCTATGCCACGGCAGTGTACGTCTACCTGTTGATGGCCTTCTGCATGGGGGTGGTGGTGCGGGCCGCTGTGCTTAGCCAGGGCCTGCATCGACGGCATTACCTGGGCTTCGTCCTGGTCACGGCGGCACCCTGGACGGCCAACGTCGCCTACGTCGTATTTGGTTGGACGGTCTTTGGCGTCGATCCCACCCCCTTCTGTTTCGCCTTCACGCTGGTGGCTTTCGCCTGGTTGATCCTCGGTGTGCGTCTGTTCGATCTGTTGCCGGTGGCTCGTCACCTGCTGCTGGAGGCGTTGATCGATCCGGTGCTGGTGGTCGATCCGCGTGGTCGGGTGATCGAGGCCAACCCGGCAGCGCTGAAACTGGCGGGCCTGCAACAGGGCTGGCAGGGACGAACGCTGGTCGACTGGCCGGTATTCGGTGCCGATTTGCAGCGTTTGCTCGAGCAGCACGAAGCTGAGGCGAGCGAGCAAATGCTCACCCTGACCAGCGCCGCACGTTATTACGAAGTGCGCGTGCGGTGGATCGAGCGCACCACGCGCAACGGCCCGGTGCTGCTTGGGCGCATGCTCTACATCCGCGATGTCACGCTGCGGCACCTGGCCGAACTCAAGCTGGCCGAGGCGCTGGCGCTCAGCGAAGAGCGCCTGAGCACCATCTCCAGCCTGCATGAGCAACTGCGCGAGCAGGCGCTGTGCGACCCGCTCACCGGGCTGTACAACCGGCGCTACCTGGACGAGTTCTTCGCCCGTGAACTGGCGCGGGCCCAGCGCGAGAAGCTCCCGTTGGCCCTTGCGTTGATCGATCTCGACCACTTCAAACGACTCAACGACGAGTGTGGTCACCTGGTGGGGGACGATGTGCTCAAGGCCGTGGCCCAACACCTGCTGGACAACCTGCGTAGCACGGATGCGGTGTTCCGTATCGGTGGCGAGGAGTTTCTGCTGATATTGCCGGGGGCCGATTCCGCAGAGGCGCGCAATCGTTTGCAGAACATCTGCTCGCAACTGGCGCAGCAGGAGATCGCCACCCGTGGTGGGCATCAGCGTGTGACGCTGTCGGCTGGCTTGGCCCATTGGCCCCAGCAAGGGCAGACGCTGGATGAACTGTTGCAGGCTGCCGATGCGGCGCTTTACCAGGCCAAGCGTGGTGGGCGTAACCGAGTCTGTTGCCTGGCGTCGAACGCTGAGGCTGGCCATCCATCCCGCTAG